The Solanum pennellii chromosome 7, SPENNV200 DNA segment ATGAATAGCATACCAGTGAAGCACTCTGAATCTGTGGATCATGGTCCGTAAAAGTTTGTTCTGGAATTTTAAGCAATTTGTTGACCAAATGCTTATATTTCATTCCATAAGGTCCGAGTAGACACATAAACCATCTCCATGCTTGTAGAGTTTGAATCTTCAAGCCTTGGTTCAGCAGCTCCTCCATCGTCAAAAGCAAAGTCTTCTTCAAATCTGTGACAAGGGCCTGTTTAAGAGGCAATAAACTAAAACTGAAAAAACATGTCACTTAACATTTAACGTGAATTAGTCTTtttatcacaaaaaataaattacagcTTCCTTTAGAACGATGATTTTGGGTGGGGCATCTGCACGATCCCTATActaataaacaaataacaaaaattaatatttcatatttaacaTATACACTTTTTGACAACAGTATCTGGATCCTTCATTCATGCAGAATTCTTCAAAAACACTAATTAGATAATTGGACACATATTTGTTCCGATAACTTTTTGTTCTGGAGATTAAGTTGAAATGCATAATACTGTAGTCTGTATAGATGCACATTTTTAGTCTCCTCAGGAAACATAAGAAACAAAGTGGATTACAGCAAACAAGAATAGAATATTATATGCTACCTTAGAAAGAATTACTGGTGGAGGCAATATCACGCTAAAGACTTTTTGTAAACAACGCTCTGACATATCTCTTTCCCTTTTATCGCTGCTGACTAGCCTTTTATAAACTGGAGGAGCCCATATGTTTGACATGGCTCTCATATTTTGAGCTGATGTATTTGCCAACTTCATTACAGCCTATAGTAGTATAATCACAGAGAATAACTCAGAGATGACATGAACCAATACTAAAGAATTGATTTGAGACAATAATATATGTGTGTGCGCGCGACGCGTGTGCGTATGTGTATGTAtcatatatgtgtatgtgtatgtgtgtgtatagaTACATGCATTTCGCTGAAGGTTATACATTAAAAGGCCAGTGTACCTTTATTCCaagtcattttatatatatgcaaGAACATCCAAAATGATGGAAGTGCATTTGGCTTATAGACTATTAAGTGTAGAAAGAGGAGTCCACtacaatgttgttgttttttctaTTGCAATTCTGATTCTGTTACTATTCAGGTACAAATATGGCTATCtcctttcatttcttttatcatTAGTCATTACTGTATCATGAGAATAATACAAGGTGTAGCAATCAATTCGGAGAGCAACATTGCTTGCTCTATTCAACAAAAACAAACATTATACTCCTTTcaaatgaacaaaaatttatGATAAGCACTATACATAGCGCTCATCTGCTGTATAAAAGAGAAGTTGATAACTCTTATTCAGCACATATGACTATCGATTCTCAAACGGAAGTCTTTTTCTTCACTCATTCTAAAGAAACTTGCTAAATAAATCCTGCTCatacaaatatttgaaaaatatgttccTTTAATTGTAAGTTCCatgattatttcaaatttatctAAATGAACCACTGTTCacttgtatgatgttgaaaCGAGTAGCACAACGAGTAGCACATGAGTTTGAACTCCTACTATCTGAATTCTGACAAGAGTCAAAATCCACTTTTTACATTGTTATTAGGTTAGACACATCATTGCACAATATATTCAGCTTTACATAGTGCTTAGAACCAATCACATTATATTCAGCTATACATACCTGCATTGCCTCAAATGTGATTGAAAGAGAGCCAATAGGATTGTCAAGGGCATAAGTAATTGCCCTCAGCAAAGACTggaaattttcatctaaaagCAATGAGTTAAACTGCTGCATTGATATACACCACACACCCAAGTTGCAAACAGACTGCAATTAACAATAACTATAAGTCAAATTCTCGAATCATGTTTCTTAGCAAAGGCTGCCTTACATACATTACTTTGTTGCCTATTGAGAAGTTCAGAATACCTTAATCTTGCTGGTTGTGATAACCTCAACGAGAGAATCAACAATAGCCCTGGTATCATCACCTAAATTTAGTCATCAAAGCTACATTAGCTCCAGAATTCTGAATTTGCCCCAAGAATACTCCCACAAGTAACAGTAAAGAATAACTCACATATTTAGCTTTGTGTGAATgacaccaaaaaaagaaaaaaaggtctGTATATCtccttcattattttttcaaagtaCACACTTCAATTCTTTCGGCATACTCTTTATATTAATCATATCCACCCATGCTTTATTTCTCTAATAAATTTGGCAAGAATTCAAGGTGAATTCTTTTTTCTACATCTTGTACTTCCTTAAATCCAACTAATCCAGAAAATGAATTTCTTCTCGTTTTAGTCTCTCCGCCAAAGTGTTTGTCACTTTACACTTTTCAACAGTCGAGTATGCTAAATTTTGACCTTGGATTTTCCAACTTGTCggctctttttcttctttcttttgtcgTCTGTGTTTATGGGGCTGCTAAATCTCTAATCTTTTCCAAATAACAAAGTTATCTACATCTATTTATCCTCCAACAACAGGTTAATTTGAGCCTTGAAAAGAGCATCCAACATTTTGAGACGGAGGGACTAACTTACGACACCTCTGTTGCAAGTTCAAATGAGCAACTACACGGGATTCCTAAAAGCAAGAAACAGGAAAtacttaaacaaaaataaataaaggacaAAAGATAGAACCTGTAATTGAGCCAACTATAGATGGATGATATATCATAAATCCCAAGCACTTCAATGCCTGAGCAGCACTATAATTTTGAGGAAATATAACCAAAGTCAGCTTTTGAAATTATCAACCAAAGAGGCAAgttagaaagaagaaaagaagaattcaattttatacaatatagatatataaaacaCTTACACTCCCTCCGTCCCGAAGTAGTTGTCACGATAAACTAACATCAGAAAAGTTGCAAATTATAGTATTTttcgtatagtttttgaatatccaAATTTGAGTTATACTTATTGAGTtgaaaatatgtcaaattcaTTATCGAGAAGCAAAACATACAACTAATTTGGTAAAGGGGAGTATGAACTTAGAAACAAAGTATGCACTAAATACATAGAATAGAATTTAACTGTGAACAAACTCATAAACATTAAATTACTATTTGAAGAAACTCACATTTCCTCGTCGTTATCGGATACATCGGAGATAATATAGGAAACGATGATAGAAGATGAATCGGCGAGCAGCTTAACGAGAGAAGGATCGGCGCCGGATTGTTGCTGGAGATGAAGCAGCGTCGAGTAAGCCAACGGTTTGTTTGATGATAAAAGAGTTGTTATCTGATCGAATTGCTCTTCGAAGGTTTCCATTTTTTCGGTTTGGAGAAAATCAAAGCTTTGCCCTAAATTGGAGAATTTGTGTCTATGGCGGATTTTCGCGCCAAATTCGAGAAACAAAAGGAGGGAAGAAGAGGGACCTATGTGATATTTTAGAAGTTTTCAAATTGGCCCCTCTAAGTTTTAAAATATGGCAATTTAGGCTACTTATTTTCTGAAATTTCAAATGAGGACTTTAACCGTATTGTTACTTCAAATACTACgtatattgtattgttaaataCGTTGTTAAATGATGAAAAGTGTTATTTATATAAAGTTAATATGATCgcattgttaatttatttttaattttcattttatttctacTTGATGTGTGGTAATTCATTTTATCAATCTATTTTTATGTTATACTCTACTTTCTTTGTTGGTAATATCATGaacttattttcatattatttttatgtggaACGATAATCAGAGAAAAATAATACGATATgttcaaatattaatatatgttaataaaaaataaaatattttgatttaaaaaaatctcttgTTTTTCAAAGTGTCCTAGTTTCATAATTTTTCGTTCACTATATCACTCGTAATTTTTCTAATCATTTAAGAACACTAACTAGTTAAAATCGATTTTAAAATTCCGACCTCAAAAAACACGTGAGATTgaaacaatatttttctttctaaaaagtatgaataaataaaactttaaaaattttagtaaCAAATATCAACAATCTAATTGTAGGAATGTATTATCATATTATGGTAATTACGATTCAggatataataaataaacagcactaatataaatttaaaatgataaatatttatgataattatatttAGAAATCACCATAGAcgttatatatttaaaaaacgCGAGAAACTAGTGTCAGCATATGCCCCACCCCCTCAAACTCCCATGTAGTATACGATTTCATCTATTCTAGTTTATGTATCGCCTAATGAATGTCGAAAttcaaacatatttatttttttaaattttaaatttttatacatgtttttcgtgaattttagaaaatgtataaattttatttttaaaaaattatttttttacttactaaaattcaaactatatataattaagaCGGAAAATGATATATTCATAGAGATCTGCGCTTGAAATACCCACTTGACTGTTCATGTTTTGGTCGAACcacattttttttagaaaaatatttatttatatattttttaaaatctgatttaaaaaaagaatgtgttactatattatatatatttgaaattctgataaaattaaaatcacttattataaaattttatttttaagcaaTGCTAtcaattttctaactttttgacttttttttttcctgcaATTAGGAAATCAGATTTATTGGAAATTGTGTAcatatttcaacttttttttttcccctTATTAACTTAATAATTGCAATGAGCAAAGAGtgcttttatttttagtaacaAAAACAAAGCTACTTGTAAGccgtatttattattattataaaaagaattCACATGAGTggttataaataataatgtctTTTCAGTTATAATAGGGAAGTGTGAAAGAGATAACATGTAAAGTTCAGGGAAAAtagtctgatatacccctcaactttgtcatttagagttgatatatcccttgttatgaaagtgactcatatatacccctacttgtaaataaataactcacatatacccttttcctctaacggaaatgaaaaaaataataattttaatctaaatttttatttttattttctaaaaaatataattccatatgagtaaatttaatcctcgtcaaacatattttttttgattttttttgtttcaatgactaatttataattattattttaataatcaaatttatttatgtttcactaatattcttgtaaaacttattgtagatgaccaaattttttcttcgaatatgaaattaaattacaatacacacaagaaattagtttaattttttattctttaaactaaggaatgaaagaaaaaaataaaataagaataagaaattcaattaattataataaaagaagtcaaaaaataatttatgtatgaaaaaatttaaaacataccttgaactttgatagaagaatcatatatacccctaaataatttttaaaaaaaaattagaagtaataaatataaatttaaaactaattttttaacttcctttaaatgaagggtatatgtgagccattttgtaacggcaggggtatatgtgagccgtttgtataacggtaagggcatatatgagccacttttataacgaggggtatatcagctccaaatgacaaagttgaggggtataccAGATCCTTTTCCCTGAAGTTTATAatcagaaaataatattttcgtGGCTCTTTCTAAACTTTATTTTaccaattataatattttatgacATATACATTTCATACCTCCCaattaatataatgatatttgaAATCGGTtacgaaatttaaaaaagaaaaaaataattttttttaaatttatgatctaaaataaaataaaattattattatatataaaacatatcattttttaaagattaataagaaaaataatataaattaagataaaagaaaataataaatattaaatcctcattgaatttttttttcttgtgaaaTTAGGTATTATGCCTAATTCACATCgcaaaaactagctcaaagtgAGGAGAATTGCCTAAGCGTTATAAAAAGTCCGctcatctcattaaccatcgatgtgggacttttctcattctttaacaccccatctCACGCctagtgcttagcatctggtccgttggtaattttgattttgggagtCCCCAACATTGGATAACGTGggtaattttgattttgggagtcctcaacatcgggtgagacggaccctgctctgataccatgtgaaattaagTTTTAaccctaactcacaccccaaaagctagttcAAATGGAGAAAGATTGCTCAAGTCTTATAAGGAGAGCAGTCATCTTATTAATCATCGATGGGGTGAGgcttttctcattttttaacATTTCTTATTGAAATAACTATAGAATTTCTtgaactctatttttttttttttggtgttggTCTTGGTCGTCAGTTTGTTTAGACCATTAGAATTTGTagagaattttttaatttagagTTACGAGTTCTTTCTGATTTCTCGTTATAAATTTCTAATGATGTGAAATTCTATTTGTgatattgaagaagaaaagagttgagtaagttctttcgattaattaaattaaaataatatgatgatCTTGGAATATCAGTTATTTCATACAGtatgtgacatatttttattgatctTTAATTTGATCAGTTACGCAAGGTCATATTGACATACTTTCTCTGTCCGAATTTATGTGgtacttttcatttttcgagagtcaaacagTTTAAGTTTGACTGGAAATTTGAGTAcgagatttttaatttttttgaaatgaaatttatatatttgtaaagtACGTAAAAAGTAATATAAGCCACAacaattgataattcaaaacgTTTAGACGGTTTAcgaaaaatttatgatcaaagtTAAACTTAATTAAATCTCGAATCTGAATATTTCACGATTAATGTTGGTCAACAAAGAGATGTCTTTATTTTGACAAACAATCTTTTTCTTCCCTTTatcattttgaatatatttttattgatttattatagtaGAAGAAAATAGAAATACACAAACTAAACCACCACTattgatatatatgtattttgtatatattgtttatgtttttcattAGCTATTTAGTATATGTATTAAAGTTTAACAAAATTTGAACTTGCATATATAGGGTTCATTTTTGAGGTATCACTTCCAatttaacttctttttatttttagaaacttaaataaaaaactgATAATTGATAATATAGATATTGCTATTAAAAATACACGATTTATTTcaatgtaatatatattattttgactaatattttgattgaattaacgagaatttaaaaaaaaaaattcgtaCAAAGAATAAGATATTTTGTATTTCAGTGAAAAATCTGTTTTCCACTCtgaatttttattaaagttCATCACATTTagattacataaaaataactttaccAGCATTACACAACATAACTTTCTAAAAacaatactccctccgttcatttttaattgtcatcAGAGGCGGGTCAGGATTTTCAATGAGGGAGTTCAAAATTTGTCGAAATAGGCACATGAAGTAGCCGAAGGGGGTTCGATATCTGCTATACATTcatatacaattattttaaccatgtataaataatataatttttcgccGAATGGGGTACGAGGTAGCTCCGCCCCTGATTGTCATGATTTCCTTTTTTTGAGTCAAACTATAATAactttgattaacattttacaatatatgcaaaaaattatagtactttacgtatagtttttaaatatctaatttcttttaaaaaatatcgaattaatgtaaccAAATTTACCTTGAAAACTAAGTTaaaattaactttcgaaaaaCGTAACATGAAACGGATGGAGTATGATCTGAGTTAGTAATTCATCAGCTCCAGCTCAGCAATTTGAATCCAATAATTGTGattattaaaaaacaattaaatctCCATCGAATAATCCAGGTGTTCATTTAATGATTGTGCTTGTGGGTCCCATTTTGTCTAATCACTTCCTTAAACGCAAGATATTTTCtctaattacaaaaattatctGAATAATTCAACCATTCAAGAAAAATTAGATGCATTTAATCACCTTgttaatgatttaaaataatttaaataactcAATTCTAAGCAGTCAcgtaaaacttattttatcaacacatatataaaaatctATAATACATAActaaatttttataaagttGTACCAactagataaaaaataatttaaacaatcaattatttgaatttttgatgagATGTGGTGAAATTTTATCTGTTATTTAAATatcgcaaaaaaaaaaaaactaaaaacaataaaactttGATACATGTCACaacaatatatttgatataattctACTAGAGTATGAAACAAATGACATgtaaaaaattttttatttatattttaaagtgaTGGAATTGATctaaaacaacaaaagaaaataaaaaaaaacgtaATTTTACTGATAAAACAATAAAGTTACAATCTATATTTGTTACTCGTGTATGTATTTCTCGAAATTAGAATAATACATACAGTCCGACCACATTTTGTTTTTGGAAACTCATAATATCCCGCAATTGCTACAACCTCTTCGAGTGAACATTTTGTGCGCACTGGATAAACCCTATTATGACAGTCATATCAGGTATAAACTGCATTAGACAAATTTTATGTGATAATATACtcgaataaaaaaatattaaaaaaattaaattcgaATTATACCTATATTATTAACCGATCTCTAAACTAACTGAGTCATTCCGAACGATTAATTATTGGATTTTCATAAATCGAGGAGTCACACTAAATTTGTCATTATCCTTTTTCTTCAAGTTGGGCACAACTTGGCTGCCCGGATAACGGCGGTCCAACGTGGCTGTCTGATCCACCGTCACTGTTAACGACCTTCCGTAACAGTTGTATTTACCCCATTTTCTTTATTGGATATTTGCACTTTTAGTCCCTTTactattaataaattttaattctttttaataattttatttaattttatatatatatatatatatatagcctttcattaatttgaatattttgtatgatcctttatataagaaaaaaaggtGTGAgatttagattatttttaaaagtaatagtGGATAATTTTGTTCATGAGATAAAGATAGATAATCAGATTAATTTTTTACGTAAAAGATGAAAATTCACATAGtgaattaattgaatattttcaatttttttttgttttattttgtttgataaaacgtataattttttattattacaaattaaatatcaaacCTAATCCTACACATTTATTTTATCCCCCTCGCGCATGTGTCCGTATATTAAAcacaaaatacatatatttaatatttttttgcacATAACAAATATCTTCAGATAACTTAGTCAACAAATCAAATATCCACCAACAAAACAAACTCATCACAATACATTAATAAACAAATGATTTAACACTTACAtttgtgtaaaaaaaaatatctcaatcaaccaaaaatcacaaggatcaaaattaaaatatttaacatttaaagGACTAAAAGTgtaaattttccttttaattttatattttcttattagaaAACATGCAATTGAGCTCTAGCAGACCAAAATCACCAATCATGTTTGGGTTGATTTCTATTTCTAGCCATCACCCTAATTCCATCATCAATACTATAAATAGGCCAatccaaaaccccaaaatcccatCATTCTTCTCTTCTACAACAACCCATTTTTCATACTCATTCAACAAATATATTAACCCTTTACAATTCTCTGTTTCATCACCTACCACTTCAGTTCTTGCTCACAAAGTAAGTCTTTTTAATGGTTCTTTTTTTGCATTgtagttgttgtttttgttcaaTTTAGTTTTGTGGGGTTTGATTAAATTTGGATTTTATGAATATCCCATATCAATACTTACTCATTCTGTCATAATGGGTTGTGTGGGTTGGGTTCACAATATGATATTCAAGAAAGCTAATTTATTTGATGTTGTAGATTAAAAGACTAATCTTTTGAGTAAATTTCAATGTATTGTCACTTTAGTTTATTGGGGGTCTTtcaaatatgttgttgttgttattgttgttgtcgtcGTCTTATTTATTGACTTTGATCTGAAATTATCTGGTTTTGGTACAAATTGATATGTTTTTGCACTTGCTTAGTTTAGGAAGTGGTGGGAATAAGCTTCTTATTGTTGGTTTGGTGATAAAGATTGTACTTTTGATGTGTTAAATGAGCCAAGGGTCTATTGAAGacagcctctctacctccacgaggtaggtaggggtaaggtctgtgtAAACTCAACTCTTTCCTGATCTCACTTGCGTGATTTCATAGGGTATGTTGAtaaagattgtaatttgggtttgattttcttattttttttttttggtttgtttcAGGGAAGTGAAGTAGAATTTGAGAAAGGGCTAGAAGAGGAGGAAGCAGCAGCAAAAACAGTAGTTGACGCTGCCATGACGATTACTCCAGCGATAAGGATTTCTGACAGAAAACTGATGGTGAAAGACAGAACAATATTAACAAATGTACCCGACAACATACTCACCACTCCCGGTGCTGCATCAGGTCCATTAGAGGGTGTATTTCTTGGTGCAGAATTTGATCAAGACAACAACCGCCATGTTGTGCCTCTCGGGAAATTACAGGATGTTCGGTTCTTGTCTTGTTTCAGGTTCAAGTTATGGTGGATGGCTCAGAAAATGGGTGATAAGGGAAGTGAAATCCCAATGGAAACACAATTTCTTCTTGTTGAAACAAAAGATGGATCTCATCTCGGATCCAACGACGACAAAAATGATGATAATATTGTGTATGCTGTTTTCCTTCCATTAATTGAAGGTTCATTTCGAGCTGTTCTTCAGGGTAATGCTGAAGACGAGCTCGAGTTATGCCTTGAAAGTGGCGATAAGGACACTGTTGGATCAGCATTTAATCAAGCAGTTTATATTCATGCTGGCAGTGATCCGTTTATCGTAATCACGGAGGCGATAAGGGCGGTGAAGTTACATCTCAAGACTTTCCGCCAACGGCACGAGAAGAAGCTCCCAAAAATTGTTGATTACTTTGGGTGGTGTACTTGGGATGCTTTTTATCAAGAAGTTACTCAAGAAGGCGTTGAAGCCGGACTCGAAAGTCTTACAGCTGGTGGTATTCCGCCAAAATTCATCATCATCGACGATGGCTGGCAGTCAGTCGGTGGTGATCCAGAAGTTGATAAACCATTGATGAGACTTACAGGATTAAAAGAAAACGAAAAATTTCAGAAGAACGAAGATCCAACAGTGGGGATTAAAAACATTGTGAATATAGCTAAAGAGAAATACGGGCTGAACTATGTGTACGTATGGCACGCAATAACGGGTTATTGGGGCGGAGTCCGACCCGGAGTTAAGGGGATGGAGGAATACGGATCGGTTGTGAAGTACCCAGATATTACAAAAGGAGTGATGGAGAATGAACCGGGTTGGAAAACGGATGCAATTGCGGTTCAAGGTTTGGGTTTGGTTAACCCGAAAAG contains these protein-coding regions:
- the LOC107025889 gene encoding probable galactinol--sucrose galactosyltransferase 6 isoform X1 yields the protein MFGLISISSHHPNSIINTINRPIQNPKIPSFFSSTTTHFSYSFNKYINPLQFSVSSPTTSVLAHKGSEVEFEKGLEEEEAAAKTVVDAAMTITPAIRISDRKLMVKDRTILTNVPDNILTTPGAASGPLEGVFLGAEFDQDNNRHVVPLGKLQDVRFLSCFRFKLWWMAQKMGDKGSEIPMETQFLLVETKDGSHLGSNDDKNDDNIVYAVFLPLIEGSFRAVLQGNAEDELELCLESGDKDTVGSAFNQAVYIHAGSDPFIVITEAIRAVKLHLKTFRQRHEKKLPKIVDYFGWCTWDAFYQEVTQEGVEAGLESLTAGGIPPKFIIIDDGWQSVGGDPEVDKPLMRLTGLKENEKFQKNEDPTVGIKNIVNIAKEKYGLNYVYVWHAITGYWGGVRPGVKGMEEYGSVVKYPDITKGVMENEPGWKTDAIAVQGLGLVNPKSAYKFYNEMHSYLASAGVDGLKVDVQCILETLGGGLGGRVELTKQYHQALDASVARNFPDNGCIACMSHNTDALYCSKQTAVVRASDDFYPRDPASHTIHIACVAYNSVFLGEIMLPDWDMFHSLHPAAEYHGSARALSGGPVYVSDAPGKHNFDVLRKLVLPDGSILRARLPGRPTKDSLFTDPSRDGVSLLKIWSMNKYTGVLGIYNCQGAAWSTVERKTTFHKTSSEAITGYIRGRDVHFISEAALDPNWSGDTVLYSHGSAELVVLPYNAAMPVSFKILEHETYTVTPIKVLAPGFSFAPLGLIDMYNAGGAIEGLKYEVKAGAELSELEAGYQGEGNLVAEDKIENLSTEAVAVVSMEVRGCGRFGVYSSVKPRKCSVGGDMVDFAYNSESGLLTLNLDAMPPADQKVHIIEVEV